The window TCGTACTGCTGCACCACCGGGCGGAGACCGAGACCGGCGCGGCCGTGGTCGCCGACGACGACGGCGGCGCCCGCGAGATGGTGCGCCACCTGCTGGCCCACGGGCACGCCGACGTCCACTGCTTCGGCGGGACGTTCGCGCTCAGCCCGAACGACCCGGTGACCTCGCGGACCGCCGGCTGGGCGGCCGCCCTGGCCGAGGCCGGGCTGCCCACCGACGGCCGGCTGACGCCCGCGCCCTTCGACCGCGTCCGGGCCCACGCCGAGGCCCTCGCCCTGCTGGCCCGGTCCGACCGGCCGTCCGCCGTGTTCTGCGCGACCGACGACCAGGCGATCGGACTGCTGCGCGCCGCCGACGACCTCGGCATCCGGGTGCCGGAAGACCTCGCGGTGGCCGCCTTCGACGACATCGCCGAGGCCGTCATCGCCGGGCCGCCGCTCACCACCGTCGCCACCGCGCAGGGCGAGATGGCCCGGGCCGCCGTGGACCTGGTGCTGACCGCCAAGGCGAACGAGCAGCCCGTCCCGGCGGGCGCGCACACCTTCCCCGCCCGTCTGGTGATCCGCCGCTCCTGCGGCTGCCCGGGGGCGGCGGCCGCCTGAGCCGGCGAGCCGCCCCGGAGCCGTCCTTCAGCTCCCCGCGGCCTGCGCGCCGGCGAGGAGGCCGGCGCCGGCGCCCAGGAAGTCGACCAGCAGCGCGTTGACCTCGTCGGGCCGCTCCAGGGCGGGCAGGTGGCCGGCCCAGGGCAGGTCGAGGCGGCGGGCACCGGCGATGCGCTCGGCGAGGTGGTCGGCGATCCGGCCGAAGTCGGCGAAGTCGTGCGCGCCGGTGACCAGCAGCGTGGGCGCCGTGACGGCGGCCGGGTCCGTCTCGACCCGGATCTGCGGGAAGTCCTCCTCGGCGGCCAGTTGGACGTCGAAGGCGTGCCGCTGCATCCGGCGCACCTGCTCCCTGACGGCCTCGCCCGCCTCGGGGCCCAGCCAGGTCCG of the Kitasatospora sp. NBC_01246 genome contains:
- a CDS encoding LacI family DNA-binding transcriptional regulator; the encoded protein is MARVTRDDVARAAGTSTAVVSYVINDGPRPVAAATRARVLAAVEELGYRPNRVAQAMARRRTNLIGMVVPDARQPFFAGLAHMVEQAAAERGRLLLIGNSDYADEREAHYIRAFLGMQVDGLILVTQDPSVPGVAGFEATDGTPVVLLHHRAETETGAAVVADDDGGAREMVRHLLAHGHADVHCFGGTFALSPNDPVTSRTAGWAAALAEAGLPTDGRLTPAPFDRVRAHAEALALLARSDRPSAVFCATDDQAIGLLRAADDLGIRVPEDLAVAAFDDIAEAVIAGPPLTTVATAQGEMARAAVDLVLTAKANEQPVPAGAHTFPARLVIRRSCGCPGAAAA